One Sphingomonas endolithica DNA segment encodes these proteins:
- a CDS encoding DUF3489 domain-containing protein: protein MTKLTDLDAILLSGAAKRDSGSLLPVPESVSGAGARLTKAITGLIKHGLAEERETRDKTAARRTEADVAYGVFITDAGNAAIGIASGDGNDHEGEGKVAPSTQPDTPRITKASSVLAMLQREEGATLADMIAATGWLPHTTRAALTGLRKKGHTLEKSKRGDQTCYRIVAVAA from the coding sequence ATGACCAAACTGACCGATCTCGACGCCATCCTTTTGTCTGGCGCAGCCAAGCGTGACAGTGGCAGCCTGCTGCCGGTCCCAGAAAGCGTGAGTGGTGCTGGTGCACGCCTGACCAAGGCGATCACCGGGCTGATCAAGCACGGCCTGGCGGAAGAACGTGAGACCCGCGACAAGACGGCGGCACGCCGCACCGAAGCTGATGTGGCATACGGCGTGTTCATCACTGACGCCGGCAATGCCGCGATCGGCATCGCTAGCGGCGATGGAAATGACCACGAAGGTGAAGGCAAGGTCGCTCCGTCCACCCAGCCAGACACGCCGCGTATCACCAAGGCCAGTTCCGTGCTGGCGATGCTCCAGCGCGAAGAAGGCGCAACGCTTGCCGACATGATCGCAGCCACGGGATGGCTACCGCACACCACCCGTGCAGCGCTGACGGGCCTGCGCAAGAAAGGGCATACCCTCGAGAAGTCCAAGCGCGGTGACCAGACTTGCTACCGCATCGTAGCGGTGGCTGCATAA
- a CDS encoding DUF2924 domain-containing protein, whose translation MVALTTMSSAQLRDEWRALKASPVPLVSPSMLRLALGYELQAQALGGLSRVSQQRLTQLGSAKTVTQAARPGTRLIREWNGTAHIVTIGEDGVIRWNDREWRSLSEVAREITGTRWSGPAFFGLKKRLAA comes from the coding sequence ATGGTTGCGCTGACGACGATGTCGTCGGCGCAACTGCGTGATGAGTGGCGTGCGTTGAAAGCATCGCCTGTGCCGCTGGTCAGCCCGAGCATGTTGCGGCTGGCGCTCGGGTACGAGCTGCAGGCGCAGGCGCTGGGCGGCCTCTCGCGTGTCAGTCAGCAGCGGCTCACCCAGCTCGGGAGCGCCAAGACCGTGACCCAGGCAGCCAGGCCCGGCACCCGGCTGATCCGTGAATGGAACGGGACTGCGCATATCGTGACGATCGGCGAGGACGGCGTGATCCGCTGGAACGATCGCGAGTGGCGCTCGCTGTCGGAGGTCGCGCGCGAGATCACCGGCACGCGCTGGTCGGGTCCGGCATTCTTCGGCCTGAAGAAGAGGCTGGCGGCATGA
- a CDS encoding recombinase family protein yields the protein MNRVRCAIYTRKSSEEGLEQAFNSLDAQREACAAYVLSQASEGWSALPDIYDDGGLSGGSLERPALQRLLADIAAGRVDIIVVYKVDRLTRSLLDFAKLVEVFDKAGVSFVSITQSFNTTTSMGRLTLNMLLSFAQFEREVTAERIRDKIAASKAKGMWMGGVPPLGYRPDGRTLEIVDPHADIVRDIYRRYLDLGNVRLVVDQLTAERIHTPVRRMANGRDFGGCAFSRGQIYAILKNPIYVGDIPHRDQRHKGLHKAIIGQEVWDATQTLLAGHVPGLRRAANTASGSLLAGLIVDDTGEKLIAAHACKGKVRYRYYVSHSTHHGVSDSKALRIPAREIETATVEALAAAFDDPIALMARASIPLASADVERIFSAAGATAVAICRRDPELLRALVAKVIVHPTMLQIELVTAAMAKHLSVATSAEAEATLLLTCPTRLTRTGHRLRIVQNDGRAIAAAPPDASMIKLLVKAQRWWAQLQRGEITVQELAQAEGVVKSYVTRVVRLAFLAPSIIDDVLAGRQPATLDAKRLAFTADLPTSWTEQLRHFEVGR from the coding sequence ATGAACCGGGTGCGCTGTGCGATCTATACCCGCAAGTCGAGCGAGGAAGGACTGGAGCAGGCGTTCAACTCGCTCGACGCACAGCGTGAGGCCTGTGCCGCCTACGTGCTGAGCCAGGCCAGCGAAGGCTGGAGTGCCCTGCCCGACATCTATGACGATGGTGGCCTGTCGGGCGGGTCGCTGGAGCGCCCTGCTCTGCAGCGGCTGCTCGCCGACATTGCCGCTGGTCGTGTCGACATCATCGTTGTCTACAAGGTCGATCGGCTGACCCGCTCGCTGCTCGACTTTGCCAAGCTGGTCGAGGTGTTCGACAAGGCCGGCGTATCGTTCGTCTCGATCACCCAGTCGTTCAACACCACCACCAGTATGGGGCGGCTAACGCTCAACATGCTGCTGAGCTTTGCGCAGTTCGAGCGCGAGGTGACCGCCGAGCGCATCCGCGACAAGATCGCTGCCTCCAAGGCAAAGGGCATGTGGATGGGCGGCGTCCCGCCACTTGGCTACCGGCCTGACGGACGCACACTGGAGATCGTGGATCCCCATGCCGACATCGTCCGCGATATCTACCGACGCTACCTGGATCTCGGCAACGTCCGGCTCGTGGTCGACCAGCTCACGGCCGAGCGGATCCACACGCCTGTGCGGCGCATGGCCAACGGCCGCGACTTTGGTGGATGCGCGTTCAGCCGCGGGCAGATCTACGCCATCCTCAAGAACCCGATCTATGTCGGTGACATCCCGCACCGTGATCAACGTCACAAGGGATTGCACAAGGCCATCATCGGTCAGGAGGTGTGGGACGCGACACAAACCCTGCTCGCTGGTCATGTGCCGGGTCTGCGTCGAGCTGCGAACACGGCGAGCGGCAGCCTGCTTGCAGGCTTGATCGTCGACGATACCGGCGAGAAGCTGATCGCGGCGCACGCCTGCAAGGGCAAGGTACGCTACCGTTATTACGTCAGCCACTCGACGCACCACGGCGTTAGCGACAGCAAGGCGCTACGTATCCCGGCACGTGAGATCGAAACCGCAACCGTCGAAGCTCTCGCGGCCGCGTTCGACGATCCGATCGCGCTTATGGCACGCGCGTCGATCCCGCTCGCGTCAGCCGACGTCGAGCGCATCTTCAGCGCGGCAGGTGCCACTGCGGTGGCAATATGTCGCCGCGATCCTGAACTGCTGCGCGCGCTCGTCGCGAAGGTCATCGTGCATCCCACCATGCTGCAGATCGAACTCGTGACCGCGGCGATGGCGAAACACCTGTCGGTGGCAACGAGCGCTGAGGCGGAGGCTACCTTGCTGCTCACCTGCCCGACACGGCTGACGCGGACAGGCCACAGGCTTCGGATTGTGCAGAACGATGGTCGCGCTATCGCAGCCGCACCACCTGACGCCTCGATGATCAAGCTTCTGGTCAAGGCGCAGCGCTGGTGGGCGCAGCTTCAACGCGGTGAGATCACCGTCCAAGAACTGGCACAAGCCGAGGGGGTCGTGAAATCCTACGTTACCCGCGTCGTCCGGCTGGCGTTTCTGGCACCCTCAATCATCGACGATGTGTTAGCTGGTCGCCAGCCCGCTACCCTGGATGCCAAACGGTTGGCGTTTACCGCTGACCTGCCCACCAGCTGGACCGAGCAGCTGCGGCATTTTGAAGTTGGTCGCTAA